Proteins encoded together in one Megasphaera vaginalis (ex Bordigoni et al. 2020) window:
- the rpiB gene encoding ribose 5-phosphate isomerase B: MKLVIGSDHGGFKLKEEIKTFLTEEGIAFTDYGTLTLDRCDYPEIAKKVGEAVACGTFDRGILLCGTGIGIGIAANKVSGIRAALCHDTFSAEYCRRHNDANILTMGERVIGPGLAKEIVRIFLKTGFDGGRHEMRVNMIKEMDK, from the coding sequence ATGAAATTAGTCATCGGAAGCGATCACGGCGGTTTCAAGTTGAAGGAAGAGATCAAGACATTTCTGACGGAAGAAGGGATTGCCTTTACTGACTATGGTACGTTGACGCTGGACAGATGTGATTATCCGGAAATTGCCAAAAAAGTCGGCGAAGCCGTAGCCTGCGGAACATTTGACCGGGGAATTTTGCTTTGCGGTACCGGTATCGGTATCGGTATTGCCGCCAATAAAGTGTCCGGGATTCGTGCGGCTTTGTGCCATGACACCTTTTCGGCGGAATACTGTCGCCGCCATAACGATGCCAATATTCTCACGATGGGAGAACGGGTTATCGGGCCGGGACTGGCGAAAGAAATCGTTCGTATTTTTCTGAAAACCGGCTTTGACGGCGGCCGGCATGAAATGCGCGTCAATATGATTAAAGAGATGGACAAATAA
- the rpmE gene encoding 50S ribosomal protein L31, which yields MKEGIHPKYGKAVVTCACGNTFETGSTASELRVEICSKCHPFFTGQQRAQAARGRIEQFNKRYGKKG from the coding sequence GTGAAGGAAGGAATCCATCCGAAGTACGGTAAAGCCGTTGTAACATGCGCATGCGGCAATACGTTTGAAACCGGTTCAACAGCATCTGAACTGCGCGTGGAAATTTGCTCGAAATGCCATCCGTTCTTTACGGGTCAGCAGCGTGCCCAGGCGGCCCGCGGCCGTATCGAACAGTTTAATAAACGTTATGGTAAAAAAGGCTAA
- a CDS encoding DNA polymerase III subunit alpha, producing the protein MRRFVHLHNHTQYSLFDGLTRIPEMVAKAKELEMPAVAITDHGNMYGVISLYKEAKAQGIKPLLGCEVYMTRGSRFEQKGKERLCHLILLAKTKEGYQNLVKIVSKGFVDGENSYHRPRVDYDLLEQHHTGLLALSACIEGQIQQEILNHNEAGARRVLERMIAIFGKDDFYLEVQNHGLPEEATVRSVFRNWSEEYGVKLVATNDFHYLNKEDAAAQEVKLCISTASTLDDPNHFRFANQEFYMKSGDEMERLFPDLPEALDTTLEIAEKCNVEINFDERHLPQFPVPQGETDETYLRKLCEAALPVRYKPVTAAVRQRLDYELGVISDMGFPSYFLIVWDYVKYARDHAIPVGPGRGSAAGSVVAYLLGITGLDPLQYDLLFERFLNPERVTMPDIDMDFCYENRSRIIDYVTRKYGKDHVAQIITFGTLAARAVLRDVGRVLNIPLSEVNRIMKMVPNELGITLDKALKISREFRNEYETKPEVQRLVNFGKALEGLVRHSSTHAAGVVISAAPVDDYVPMQYSKEGYLTTQYDKDIIEELGLLKMDFLGLRTLTVIGDTVKLIKQSRHVDLDIDALPLDDQATCALLTEGDTAGVFQMESTGITNLVKDLAPQHFEDMIPLVALYRPGPLGSGMVDDFIKGSHGEKTVTYLHPLLEPILRDTYGVILYQEQVMQIASVMGGFSLGQADLLRRAMGKKKEYILKAQREAFLAGTETKGIDQEIANKVFDLMIYFAGYGFNKSHSAAYAYVAWQTAYLKAHYRPEFMAATMTSMINDVSKISYYVAECRRHGVAVLSPDVNASMAMFSVQDGNIRFGLAGVKSVGEHAIQTIIETRTKGGAFTSLSDFCSRVDAHVVNHRAIESLIKCGAMDSFGKKRSQLMAVIDQAMSLGAICQKDTASGQMGLFDTDEVAAVTELEYPDIDEYPMDMRLAMEKEYDGFYFSGHPLNAYEKEMKAVTPLAALYAEDGETYDGKSISIGGLVTARRQVLTKRNEQMAILTVEDFTHAVTVVVFPRVYERCLNMTTVDMAVAVRGKADITDDAVQIVADEIRPLAAAKDAARQLPHRQAPLPGTEWKAGDGSKLFIKIPAHLERTNFAEEVAGVLREYPGSVKVYFHFAGSRRTILADKQYWITPGRDLQERLSGMLGKGDVILQ; encoded by the coding sequence ATGAGACGGTTTGTACATTTACATAACCATACACAATACAGTCTTTTTGACGGCTTGACGCGCATTCCGGAAATGGTAGCCAAGGCCAAGGAACTGGAGATGCCGGCCGTAGCGATTACGGATCATGGCAACATGTACGGCGTCATTTCGTTGTACAAGGAAGCGAAGGCGCAGGGCATCAAGCCGCTTTTAGGCTGTGAAGTGTATATGACGCGCGGCAGTCGCTTTGAGCAGAAGGGAAAGGAACGGCTCTGCCACCTGATCTTGCTGGCCAAGACGAAAGAAGGCTACCAAAATCTTGTCAAGATCGTATCGAAGGGCTTTGTTGACGGGGAAAACAGCTATCATCGTCCTCGTGTGGACTATGATTTGCTGGAGCAGCACCATACGGGGCTTTTGGCGCTGAGCGCCTGCATTGAAGGGCAGATACAGCAGGAGATCCTCAATCATAACGAAGCCGGTGCCAGACGGGTGTTGGAACGGATGATCGCCATCTTCGGCAAAGATGATTTTTACTTGGAAGTCCAGAATCATGGCCTGCCTGAAGAGGCGACGGTTCGCAGCGTTTTCCGAAATTGGTCGGAGGAATACGGTGTGAAACTGGTGGCGACCAATGATTTTCACTACCTGAACAAGGAAGATGCAGCGGCGCAGGAAGTAAAACTTTGTATTTCTACGGCCAGCACGTTGGATGATCCGAATCATTTCCGCTTTGCCAATCAGGAGTTTTACATGAAAAGCGGCGATGAAATGGAACGGCTTTTTCCGGATTTGCCGGAAGCGTTGGATACGACTTTGGAGATTGCCGAAAAATGCAATGTCGAAATTAATTTTGACGAACGGCACCTGCCGCAGTTTCCCGTACCTCAAGGCGAGACGGATGAGACGTATTTGCGCAAGCTTTGCGAAGCGGCGCTGCCGGTCAGGTACAAGCCGGTTACGGCTGCAGTGCGTCAACGTCTTGATTATGAGTTGGGCGTTATCAGTGATATGGGATTTCCGTCATATTTTCTCATTGTCTGGGATTATGTCAAATATGCCCGGGATCACGCTATTCCCGTCGGACCCGGTCGCGGTTCGGCAGCCGGTTCCGTCGTCGCCTATTTGCTGGGGATCACAGGACTCGATCCGCTGCAATATGATCTTCTCTTCGAACGCTTTCTCAATCCGGAACGGGTGACCATGCCTGATATCGATATGGATTTCTGTTATGAAAACCGCAGTCGGATTATTGATTATGTGACGCGAAAATACGGCAAAGATCATGTGGCGCAGATCATCACCTTCGGTACGTTGGCGGCTCGGGCGGTTCTGCGGGATGTCGGCAGAGTCCTGAATATTCCCCTCAGTGAGGTCAACCGTATTATGAAAATGGTACCGAACGAGCTGGGAATCACATTGGACAAGGCGTTGAAAATCAGCAGGGAATTTCGGAATGAATACGAAACGAAGCCGGAAGTACAGCGCCTCGTCAATTTCGGCAAAGCGCTGGAAGGACTTGTGCGGCATTCTTCGACTCATGCCGCTGGTGTCGTGATTTCGGCGGCGCCTGTCGATGATTATGTGCCGATGCAGTATTCGAAAGAAGGCTATTTGACGACGCAGTACGATAAAGATATCATCGAGGAACTGGGCCTGTTGAAGATGGACTTTCTCGGTTTGCGGACGTTGACCGTTATCGGTGATACGGTCAAGCTCATCAAGCAGAGCCGTCATGTGGACTTGGATATCGACGCCCTTCCCCTTGATGATCAGGCAACGTGCGCCTTATTGACGGAAGGCGATACGGCCGGCGTCTTTCAAATGGAATCGACGGGAATTACCAATTTGGTAAAAGACCTGGCGCCGCAGCATTTTGAAGATATGATCCCGCTGGTGGCGCTCTATCGCCCGGGGCCGTTGGGCAGCGGCATGGTCGACGATTTTATCAAAGGCAGTCATGGAGAAAAAACGGTTACTTACCTGCACCCCCTTCTGGAACCGATTCTGCGTGATACGTACGGCGTCATCCTTTATCAGGAACAGGTCATGCAAATCGCTTCGGTTATGGGCGGCTTCAGTCTGGGGCAGGCCGACCTGCTGCGGCGGGCCATGGGCAAGAAGAAAGAGTATATTCTGAAGGCCCAGCGCGAAGCCTTTCTGGCGGGGACTGAAACCAAGGGGATTGATCAGGAGATTGCCAACAAGGTGTTCGATCTGATGATTTATTTCGCCGGTTACGGTTTCAATAAATCGCATTCCGCCGCCTATGCCTACGTAGCCTGGCAGACAGCGTATTTAAAGGCGCACTATCGGCCGGAGTTCATGGCGGCTACGATGACGAGCATGATCAATGACGTCAGCAAGATCAGCTACTACGTTGCCGAATGTCGCCGTCACGGCGTGGCGGTCCTGTCACCGGACGTTAATGCCAGTATGGCCATGTTTTCCGTCCAGGACGGAAATATCCGTTTCGGCTTGGCCGGTGTCAAGAGCGTCGGCGAACATGCGATCCAAACGATTATTGAAACGCGGACGAAAGGAGGCGCCTTCACGTCGCTCAGCGATTTTTGCAGCCGTGTCGACGCCCATGTCGTCAATCACCGGGCCATTGAGAGTTTGATCAAGTGCGGCGCCATGGATTCGTTCGGCAAAAAGCGGTCGCAGCTGATGGCCGTCATCGATCAGGCCATGTCGCTCGGCGCCATTTGCCAGAAGGATACGGCTTCGGGACAAATGGGACTCTTTGATACCGATGAGGTGGCGGCCGTAACGGAACTGGAATATCCTGATATCGATGAGTATCCGATGGACATGCGCCTGGCCATGGAAAAAGAATATGACGGCTTTTATTTCAGCGGTCACCCGTTGAATGCGTATGAAAAGGAAATGAAGGCGGTTACGCCGTTGGCCGCATTATATGCGGAAGACGGAGAGACTTATGACGGCAAGTCGATCAGTATCGGCGGCCTGGTTACGGCGCGGCGCCAGGTGCTGACGAAGCGCAATGAGCAGATGGCTATCCTTACTGTCGAAGATTTTACGCACGCCGTTACGGTCGTCGTCTTTCCGCGTGTTTATGAACGCTGTCTGAACATGACGACTGTCGACATGGCGGTTGCTGTTCGCGGCAAAGCGGATATTACCGATGATGCCGTGCAGATCGTTGCCGATGAGATCCGGCCGCTGGCGGCAGCGAAAGACGCGGCGCGGCAACTGCCGCACCGGCAGGCGCCTTTGCCCGGAACGGAATGGAAAGCAGGTGACGGAAGCAAATTGTTCATCAAGATTCCGGCGCATTTGGAACGGACGAATTTTGCCGAAGAGGTTGCCGGCGTTTTGCGTGAATACCCCGGCAGTGTGAAGGTGTATTTTCACTTTGCCGGCAGCCGACGGACGATCCTTGCCGATAAACAGTATTGGATCACGCCGGGACGGGATTTGCAGGAACGCCTATCGGGCATGCTGGGGAAGGGCGATGTCATCTTGCAGTGA
- a CDS encoding carboxypeptidase-like regulatory domain-containing protein: MLKRQKQLTAAVGIAAFLLAPLSAGAFGLGGIIGSIGGTGSTNGHISGKAVPAGDVRAVPRIDNSGSDGGGRYDPTSSECVTGTVYDTSGREMPRCRVVLMEGKGSSYFVKDGVVHSTGFYVAVTNDDGYFSIPVKPGYSYTVVAWDGSLIGIAHTGAQKEPLSVKMKDQGMQVMFSK, encoded by the coding sequence ATGTTGAAAAGACAGAAACAACTTACAGCGGCAGTCGGTATAGCGGCCTTTTTACTTGCGCCTCTCAGTGCAGGCGCCTTCGGGCTCGGCGGTATCATCGGCAGTATAGGCGGCACAGGCAGTACAAACGGCCATATTTCCGGGAAGGCGGTTCCTGCCGGTGATGTGCGTGCCGTTCCGCGAATTGACAACAGCGGTTCCGACGGCGGCGGCCGGTACGATCCTACGAGTTCGGAATGCGTGACGGGAACTGTCTATGATACGTCGGGCCGGGAAATGCCCCGTTGCCGCGTTGTCCTCATGGAGGGGAAAGGATCCAGCTATTTTGTGAAAGACGGCGTTGTTCATTCGACGGGGTTTTATGTCGCCGTAACGAACGACGACGGTTATTTTTCCATTCCCGTTAAGCCCGGATACAGTTATACTGTTGTTGCCTGGGACGGCAGCCTGATCGGTATTGCCCATACGGGCGCGCAGAAAGAGCCGCTTTCGGTAAAAATGAAAGATCAGGGCATGCAGGTTATGTTCAGTAAGTAA
- the prfA gene encoding peptide chain release factor 1, producing the protein MFIDKVRAVENKFIDLEQRISDPSVIARQDEWQRLTREHAALAPLVAAFRKYKEVTAAIDGDKDILADNGSDEELAAMAKEELIALEKERDALEDELHMLMLPKDPHDDKNVIMEIRGGAGGDEAALFAGDLFRMYSKYIEKQKGWKASIISSNAPELGGFKEVIFSVEGNGVYGKLKYESGVHRVQRVPVTEAGGRIHTSTATVAVLPEAEDVEVELNMDDVRTDYFRSSGAGGQHVNKTSSAVRMTHIPTGIVVECQDERSQLENRAKAVRVLKARLLDKAQQEATAEVTETRRSQVGTGDRSERIRTYNYPQGRVTDHRVNVTLYKLESVLNGEIDEFVQALAEARRAELMKEAEAND; encoded by the coding sequence GTGTTTATTGATAAGGTACGGGCAGTAGAAAATAAATTCATCGATTTGGAGCAGCGTATCAGTGATCCGTCCGTTATTGCCAGGCAAGATGAATGGCAGCGCCTGACACGTGAACATGCCGCATTGGCGCCTCTCGTCGCGGCTTTTCGCAAGTATAAGGAGGTAACGGCGGCGATTGACGGCGATAAGGATATTCTTGCCGACAATGGCAGTGATGAAGAACTGGCGGCAATGGCCAAGGAAGAACTGATCGCCCTTGAAAAAGAACGGGATGCGCTGGAAGACGAACTGCACATGCTCATGCTGCCGAAAGATCCGCATGACGATAAAAATGTTATTATGGAAATTCGCGGCGGCGCCGGCGGTGATGAAGCGGCGTTGTTTGCCGGCGATCTTTTCCGCATGTATTCGAAATATATTGAAAAGCAGAAGGGCTGGAAGGCGAGCATTATCAGTTCCAATGCGCCGGAGCTGGGGGGATTTAAGGAAGTCATCTTTTCCGTTGAAGGGAACGGTGTGTACGGTAAGCTGAAATACGAATCCGGCGTTCACCGCGTGCAGCGCGTCCCCGTTACGGAAGCGGGCGGCCGAATTCACACGTCGACGGCAACGGTTGCCGTTTTACCGGAAGCGGAAGATGTCGAGGTCGAACTGAATATGGATGACGTGAGAACGGATTATTTCCGTTCCAGCGGTGCCGGCGGCCAGCATGTCAACAAGACGTCTTCCGCTGTGCGTATGACGCATATTCCGACGGGGATTGTCGTCGAATGTCAGGATGAACGGTCACAGCTCGAAAACCGGGCGAAAGCGGTGCGAGTCTTGAAGGCGCGCCTGCTGGACAAAGCGCAACAGGAAGCGACTGCCGAAGTAACGGAAACGCGGCGCAGTCAGGTCGGTACCGGCGACCGCAGCGAACGGATCCGTACGTATAACTATCCGCAGGGAAGGGTAACGGATCACCGCGTTAACGTGACTCTCTATAAATTGGAAAGCGTGTTGAACGGTGAAATCGATGAATTCGTCCAAGCTTTGGCGGAAGCGCGTCGTGCCGAATTGATGAAAGAAGCCGAAGCCAATGACTGA
- a CDS encoding homoserine O-succinyltransferase, producing MPITIKDGLSAREKLHHEGIGTICRRRAVHQDIRPLRILVLNLMPLKEVTEFQLLRLLGDSPLQVEVDFCYTATHAASHVDNTYLEENYLVFADIKNDYYDGFIITGAPVETLDFTAVDYWPEMTRYLDWAKTHVFSTLSFCWGAQSALYHYYHIDKQRLPEKLFGIYEYELTAENHPLLRGFDDRYFIPQSRHTAIDDTAVYNRPELEVLSRNSKNGINIIGTKNYRRFFVLGHFEYDRRTLESEYIRDKQKGLPIAIPENYYPNDNTEETPSFIWCSYAHLFYHNWLNLVYQETPYIVTDMKAI from the coding sequence ATGCCGATTACGATCAAAGACGGACTAAGCGCCAGGGAAAAACTGCATCACGAAGGGATCGGCACAATTTGCCGCAGACGAGCCGTCCACCAGGATATTCGCCCGCTCCGCATCCTCGTCCTCAATCTGATGCCGCTGAAGGAGGTAACGGAGTTTCAGCTGCTGCGACTCTTAGGCGATTCACCGCTACAGGTGGAAGTCGATTTCTGTTATACGGCAACACACGCCGCCTCTCACGTCGACAATACGTATCTGGAAGAAAATTACCTGGTCTTCGCCGACATCAAAAATGATTACTACGACGGTTTTATCATTACCGGCGCGCCTGTCGAAACCCTTGACTTCACCGCCGTTGATTATTGGCCGGAAATGACCCGGTATCTGGACTGGGCAAAAACGCATGTCTTCTCTACCCTCTCTTTCTGCTGGGGCGCTCAGTCAGCGCTGTATCATTACTATCATATCGACAAACAACGCCTGCCAGAAAAGTTGTTCGGGATTTATGAATATGAGCTGACCGCCGAAAACCACCCTCTCCTGCGCGGCTTTGACGATCGCTACTTCATTCCCCAATCACGGCATACGGCAATTGACGATACTGCCGTTTACAATCGACCGGAGCTGGAAGTACTCTCTCGCAATTCAAAAAACGGCATCAACATTATCGGTACGAAAAACTATCGCCGTTTTTTTGTCCTCGGTCATTTCGAATACGACAGGCGAACATTGGAAAGCGAATATATTCGTGATAAGCAGAAAGGACTGCCGATTGCCATACCGGAAAATTATTATCCAAATGATAACACGGAAGAAACGCCATCCTTCATCTGGTGCAGCTACGCCCACCTTTTCTATCATAACTGGTTGAACCTGGTTTACCAGGAAACGCCGTATATCGTAACCGACATGAAGGCAATATGA
- the prmC gene encoding peptide chain release factor N(5)-glutamine methyltransferase has translation MTELWTIGALLQWTQRFFAAKGIDTARLDAELLLAHVLQKERIYLYAHYDEPLSTGELAAYRELVRKRGQRFSVAHLLGTKSFMGLKFSVTEDVLVPRPETELLVEAVLEREPRDSTAAVLDIGTGSGAIVLSICHYLPQATGLGVDISAAALAVAAKNGASLDLPQVRWQESDLTAAVGTQTFDWILSNPPYLTAGDMAALEPEVRHDPQLALFGGPDGLAFYRRLAAVMAEHLKPGGHCAVEIGSGQRQAVAAIFAAVGNYSEVTVIPDYGGIERVLIWQRKERI, from the coding sequence ATGACTGAGCTTTGGACGATCGGTGCTCTTTTGCAGTGGACACAGCGTTTTTTTGCCGCCAAAGGAATTGATACGGCCCGTCTTGATGCGGAGCTTCTTCTTGCCCATGTCCTTCAAAAAGAACGCATTTACTTATACGCCCATTATGATGAACCTTTGTCGACGGGAGAGTTGGCGGCTTACCGTGAACTGGTCAGGAAGCGGGGACAGCGGTTTTCCGTTGCTCATCTTCTCGGAACCAAGTCGTTTATGGGGCTCAAATTTTCCGTAACGGAAGATGTCCTTGTCCCGCGGCCGGAGACGGAGCTTCTCGTTGAAGCGGTTTTGGAACGGGAACCGCGTGACTCTACGGCGGCCGTTTTGGACATCGGCACGGGCAGCGGCGCCATTGTTCTCAGCATTTGTCACTATTTGCCGCAGGCAACGGGGCTCGGTGTCGATATTTCGGCGGCAGCGCTGGCCGTTGCCGCAAAAAACGGCGCCTCCCTTGATTTGCCGCAAGTACGATGGCAGGAAAGCGATTTAACGGCGGCAGTCGGCACGCAGACTTTCGATTGGATACTTTCCAATCCGCCGTATCTGACGGCCGGCGATATGGCGGCGTTGGAGCCGGAAGTGAGACACGATCCGCAATTGGCGCTTTTCGGCGGCCCTGACGGGCTCGCCTTTTATCGGCGCCTGGCGGCCGTCATGGCGGAGCACTTGAAACCCGGCGGCCATTGCGCCGTTGAAATCGGCAGCGGTCAGCGCCAGGCTGTTGCCGCTATTTTCGCCGCTGTCGGGAACTATTCCGAAGTGACGGTGATTCCCGATTACGGCGGTATCGAACGGGTTCTTATTTGGCAGCGAAAAGAGCGAATATGA
- a CDS encoding DUF1385 domain-containing protein, which translates to MKKPIYVGGQAVIEGVMMRGPEYIATAVRTPSGEITVKKDPIRSVGDRFPILKKPFLRGSVALGESLVYGMRSLSYSAQASGEEDEQMSDRQMALTMLFSAALAIVFFVVVPTFGAKFIPGVASDPFRLNIVEGVLRLVVFLLYIWGISLTGDIRRVFEYHGAEHKTIWAYESGLALTVENVRKQSRLHPRCGTNFLLIVMVVSIFVFAFLGWPSLPVRILSRVVLMPVVAGISYEMIRLASRTENPLVAALFKPGLWLQYLTTREPHADQIEVAISALEAAKPAEKEVTETAFAATVREQSI; encoded by the coding sequence ATGAAGAAACCGATATATGTAGGCGGCCAAGCCGTTATTGAAGGCGTAATGATGCGTGGCCCTGAATATATAGCGACTGCCGTGCGGACGCCGTCTGGAGAAATTACGGTGAAAAAGGATCCGATCCGTTCCGTCGGTGATCGCTTTCCGATCTTGAAGAAGCCTTTTCTGCGCGGCTCCGTAGCGTTGGGTGAATCGTTGGTGTACGGCATGCGCAGTTTATCATACTCGGCCCAGGCGTCTGGAGAAGAAGATGAGCAGATGAGCGATCGGCAGATGGCGCTTACCATGCTCTTTTCCGCTGCACTGGCCATCGTCTTTTTTGTCGTCGTTCCGACGTTCGGTGCAAAATTTATTCCCGGCGTTGCGTCGGATCCTTTTCGTCTGAACATCGTTGAAGGCGTTCTGCGATTGGTCGTTTTCCTGCTCTATATTTGGGGGATATCCCTGACCGGCGATATTCGCCGTGTTTTCGAATATCACGGCGCCGAGCATAAGACGATATGGGCATACGAGTCCGGCTTGGCGTTGACAGTAGAGAATGTACGTAAACAGAGTCGTCTGCATCCGCGATGCGGTACGAATTTTCTGCTGATTGTCATGGTCGTTTCCATCTTTGTCTTCGCATTCTTAGGCTGGCCGTCTTTGCCGGTGCGGATTCTGTCGCGCGTCGTACTGATGCCGGTTGTCGCCGGTATCAGCTATGAAATGATCCGCTTGGCAAGTCGTACGGAAAATCCGCTTGTCGCGGCTTTGTTCAAACCGGGCTTGTGGCTTCAGTACCTGACAACGCGCGAACCCCATGCCGACCAGATAGAAGTGGCGATCAGCGCGTTAGAAGCGGCGAAGCCGGCGGAAAAAGAAGTGACAGAAACGGCTTTTGCCGCAACAGTGCGGGAGCAATCGATCTGA
- a CDS encoding L-threonylcarbamoyladenylate synthase: MKKTKIVRITDVERDRESLNEAGRIIRAGGLVVFPTETVYGIGANGLDSDACRSIYTAKGRPSDNPLILTVPDKKGVMQVARELPPLAEALLDRFWPGPLTVIFPRRPNVPDAATGGLDTVALRCPDHAVARAFLRSAGVPVAGPSANLSGRPSPTTAAEAAHDMEGRVDMIIDGGPCHIGVESTIVECIDERTVTILRPGGVTAAMLGEVAERVLVDTALSGTAGVPKAPGMKYRHYAPAAAMIVYVGSGEAVAAAIAAQRRETAGKRIGYLVSSETAAVLPQENCYIWGNRGDKAALANQLYGGLLFFDSHPVDLILAEGVDEDGLGAAIMNRMGKAAGGHVVVL, encoded by the coding sequence ATGAAAAAGACGAAGATAGTACGCATTACAGATGTTGAACGGGATCGGGAGAGCCTAAACGAAGCAGGGCGAATTATTCGCGCCGGCGGCCTTGTCGTTTTTCCGACGGAAACCGTTTACGGTATCGGCGCAAACGGTCTTGACAGTGATGCCTGCCGCAGCATTTACACGGCCAAGGGACGTCCCAGCGACAATCCGCTGATCTTGACGGTGCCGGATAAAAAAGGGGTCATGCAAGTGGCCAGAGAGCTGCCGCCTCTCGCCGAAGCCTTGCTGGATCGATTTTGGCCGGGGCCGTTGACCGTTATTTTTCCGCGTCGGCCCAATGTGCCGGATGCAGCTACCGGCGGCTTAGATACGGTAGCGCTGCGCTGTCCTGATCACGCCGTTGCCCGGGCATTTTTGCGGAGTGCCGGTGTTCCCGTGGCCGGTCCCAGTGCCAATCTGTCAGGCCGGCCGAGCCCGACGACGGCGGCGGAAGCGGCGCATGACATGGAAGGTCGTGTAGATATGATTATTGACGGCGGTCCCTGTCATATCGGCGTGGAGTCGACGATTGTGGAATGTATCGATGAACGGACCGTGACGATTTTGCGGCCCGGCGGTGTCACGGCGGCCATGCTCGGTGAAGTGGCGGAACGGGTTTTGGTCGATACGGCGTTGAGCGGTACTGCCGGCGTACCGAAGGCGCCGGGGATGAAATACCGTCATTATGCGCCGGCAGCAGCGATGATCGTTTATGTCGGCAGCGGTGAAGCGGTGGCGGCGGCGATTGCGGCGCAGCGCCGGGAAACGGCGGGAAAGCGTATCGGTTACCTCGTCAGCAGTGAGACGGCGGCAGTCCTGCCGCAGGAGAACTGTTATATCTGGGGCAATCGGGGCGATAAAGCGGCGTTAGCCAATCAACTGTACGGCGGGCTTCTTTTCTTTGACTCCCACCCCGTCGACCTGATCCTGGCCGAAGGCGTCGATGAAGACGGACTGGGGGCGGCTATTATGAACCGCATGGGCAAGGCTGCCGGCGGTCATGTTGTCGTGCTGTAA
- the upp gene encoding uracil phosphoribosyltransferase, with translation MEVQVMNHPLIQHKVTLMRKVETGSKDFRDLLEEITMLMGYEITRDLPLEDVEIQTPITKMIGKQISGKKLGIVPVLRAGLGMVQGMLNLIPTAKVGHIGLYRDPETLEPVEYYCKLPDVDNRDFIIVDPMLATGGSASAAITLLKNRGIQHIKLMCLVAAPKGVQRINNDHPDVKIFVAALDEKLNEHGYIVPGLGDAGDRIFGTK, from the coding sequence ATGGAAGTACAAGTAATGAATCATCCGCTGATTCAGCATAAAGTAACGTTGATGCGCAAGGTGGAAACGGGATCGAAGGATTTTCGTGATTTGCTTGAAGAGATCACGATGCTCATGGGGTATGAAATTACCCGGGATCTGCCCCTTGAGGATGTTGAAATTCAAACGCCGATTACGAAAATGATCGGCAAACAGATCAGCGGCAAAAAACTGGGGATCGTTCCCGTTCTTCGCGCCGGTCTCGGTATGGTGCAGGGCATGCTCAATCTGATTCCGACGGCAAAGGTAGGACATATCGGTCTCTACCGCGATCCGGAAACGTTGGAACCTGTCGAGTATTACTGCAAGCTTCCCGATGTCGATAATCGTGATTTTATTATCGTCGATCCCATGTTGGCAACGGGCGGCAGCGCTTCGGCCGCCATTACGCTGTTGAAAAACAGGGGGATTCAGCATATTAAGCTGATGTGTCTTGTTGCCGCTCCGAAGGGCGTGCAGCGGATCAATAACGATCATCCTGACGTCAAAATCTTTGTGGCGGCCTTGGATGAAAAGCTTAATGAACACGGCTATATCGTTCCCGGCTTAGGTGACGCCGGTGATCGTATTTTCGGTACGAAGTAA